The following are encoded together in the Actinoplanes sp. N902-109 genome:
- a CDS encoding energy-coupling factor ABC transporter permease → MEVQAMHIANGIVDGPVSAVFAVFAVGALAVCVWRARADLDDRLAPMAGLVAAFIFAVQMLNFQVLPGVSGHLLGGALAVVLVGPWVGALCVSTVLVVQCLLFADGGLTALGLNITNMALIGTAAGYLLVAGLTRILPKTPAGVGTTAFVASLAAVVLASQGFVLEYALGGTTDLGLATIAGTMAGVHLLIGIGEGLIAATTVATVARVRPDLVYALRRFRTQQMPAVTA, encoded by the coding sequence ATGGAAGTTCAGGCGATGCACATTGCCAACGGGATCGTGGACGGGCCGGTGTCCGCCGTCTTCGCCGTGTTCGCGGTGGGAGCGCTGGCCGTTTGCGTGTGGCGGGCACGGGCCGACCTCGACGATCGGCTGGCGCCCATGGCCGGGCTGGTCGCGGCGTTCATCTTTGCCGTACAGATGCTGAACTTCCAGGTGTTGCCCGGGGTCTCGGGGCATCTGCTGGGCGGGGCGCTCGCCGTGGTCCTCGTCGGGCCGTGGGTGGGGGCGCTGTGCGTGTCGACGGTCCTGGTGGTGCAGTGCCTGCTCTTCGCCGACGGCGGGCTGACGGCACTGGGGTTGAACATCACCAACATGGCGCTGATCGGTACGGCCGCGGGGTATCTGCTGGTCGCGGGGCTGACGCGGATCCTGCCGAAGACGCCCGCAGGGGTGGGCACGACCGCGTTCGTGGCGTCCCTGGCCGCAGTCGTGCTGGCCTCCCAGGGCTTCGTGCTGGAGTACGCGCTGGGTGGCACGACCGACCTGGGGCTTGCCACGATCGCCGGCACCATGGCCGGTGTGCACCTGCTGATCGGCATCGGTGAGGGGCTGATCGCTGCCACCACCGTTGCCACTGTCGCCCGGGTGCGCCCGGACCTGGTGTATGCGCTGCGCCGCTTCCGTACGCAGCAGATGCCGGCGGTGACCGCGTGA